The sequence below is a genomic window from Thioclava nitratireducens.
ATGGGGCAACTGACCTGAGCGGAGCATCAAATTCTCTACGTAACTTTGTTGCGACTTTTGTCTCGGTAGGGTAAAAAAGTTGCGCAGGCGCCTTGCCTGTGCTCTGCCGCATGTGCTATGCCGCAGTGCAACATGAACTTCCGGCTGGGACCTATGGATATGCTCGACAACCTGCCCCGTGGCACGATCTGCATCGAAGATCTGGAAATCGGCATGGTGCGCTACCTCCGCAAGGAGGTCACCGACCGCGACATCGAGATGTTCGCGGAGGTTTCCACCGACCATAACCCGGTCCATCTGGACGATGCCTATGCGCAAGACACCATTTTCGAGGGTCGAATCGCGCATGGCATGCTGACCGCGGGTCTGATCTCGGCGGTGATCGGGGAGCAGCTTCCCGGTCACGGCACGGTCTATCTCGGCCAGTCGCTCAAATTCATGGCTCCCGTGCGCCCGGGCGATGTGGTCTATGCCGAGGTCAAGGTCACGGCGATCGACCATTCGCGTCGCCGTGTCACGCTTGAAACCCACTGCGCGGTGGGCGATACGGTGGTCGTGAAAGGCGAGGCGCTGGTTCTGGCGCCCTCGCGCAAGTTCGACTGACCCGGCGACCTCGCCGGAGGGCGGGGTGGATGAAACGCTTGACCACTTGGAAATCGCTGGAGAAATCCTCGCGCGGGGCCTCC
It includes:
- a CDS encoding MaoC family dehydratase, giving the protein MLDNLPRGTICIEDLEIGMVRYLRKEVTDRDIEMFAEVSTDHNPVHLDDAYAQDTIFEGRIAHGMLTAGLISAVIGEQLPGHGTVYLGQSLKFMAPVRPGDVVYAEVKVTAIDHSRRRVTLETHCAVGDTVVVKGEALVLAPSRKFD